The region CCATCTGCTCGAGGTGGAAGAGCGGATCGCGTACCCCCACGTCGCGCAGCGCGGCGATGATCTTGCCTGGCTCGGCGCCGGCACGTGCCCGCCTCACGCCGACGATCTGCGACTCGCCGCGGCCGCCGAGCTCGAGGCCGGCGAGCGGCCTGCCGAGACCTTCGGCGAGCGCCCGCACCAGCGAGCTCTTGCCGACGTAGGGCGGGCCGACGATGCAGGGGATCGGACCGACCAGGTCGCCGCGCAGCCGGGCAACCGCGATCTGGTCGAGGAGTCGCTCCTTCGGCTCCTCCAGTCCGAGCAGCGCCTCATCGAGCGCCTGCTGCACGCGCGAGAGATCGATCTCCTGGGGCGGTGGTGCCGCGGTCGAGCGCCACGGCAGGTGGACGAGCCAGTCGACGTACGTGCGGATCTCGCTCGCGTCGGGACCGGTCGGCGTCGTGCGCAGCCGCTCGATCTCGGTGCGCGCCTCGGCGGTCACGCGCGCCGGCAGGTCCGCGGCCTCGATGCGACGGAGGAAGTCGATCACCTCCCGCTCGACCGGATCCACCTCGCCCAGCTCGGACTGCAGCATCTTGATGCGACGCCGGAGCGCCTGCGCCCGGTCCGCGGGTGTCTGCTGGTCCGCCGGCTCGCCGCGCTCCGCTGCCTCGGCCTCCGCAGTCCGCGCGGCCTCCTGCTCCGCCTGCAGCTTGCGCACGCGGTCCAGCTGGTAGTCGAGTTCGCCGTATGCGTACTGCAGCCGATCGCGCACATCGAGCATCTGCAGCACCTGGTCCTTGCCGGCCACGGTGAAGTTGGTGAGCGTCGCGACGAGGTCGGCGAAGCGACCGGGGTCGGCGAGGTTCATGCGCAGGATGCGCGGCACCTCGCGCGGAACGCGCTCGACCTCGGCGGCAAGCGGCTCGAGCACGGTGAGGATCCGTGCGATCAGGTCCTGTGCGGCCTCGTCGGGTGCCGGCACCTCCATTGCGGGCTCGACGCGCGCCGTGAAGTAGCCGTTCGACTCGACCACGTCGCTCAGCACGATGCGCTCGATCCCCTGCACGGTCGCCTGCACCGTGCCGCCCGGCATGTTCAGCCGGTCGGAGACGCGGACCCGGACGCCGACCTTTTCGAGCGACTTCGGGTCGAAGGGGTCGTCCGGCTCGCCAGGCGCCACGACAAACGCCGACATCAGCGTGGCCTCCGGGTACGCGCTCAGCATTTCCAGCGTGGAGGGGATGCCGATCTGGACGCCGATGACGCCGAACGGGTAGACGACCGTGGAGCGGAGTGGAAGGACCGGGAGCCGGTCGGCTGAGGGTGTCACCTGCTTGGTGCGTCGCGTCGGCATTTCACTCCTGGCAGGGTGCCGTGTCGCGCGCGTTCAGCGGGCGACGGTTCATAGAGTCGGAATCGTGCGCTGCCTTGCCGCTGCCGTGTGTTGCACCATCGAGTCCAGCTCGCTGAAGAACCGGAACAGGTGCTTCGCCGTGCGGTGGGGTGACAGCTTCGTGTCGCCCCAGGCCGCGGCTTCCGCATCGACGCGCGTCTGGGCGTCGCGGTCGAGACCCACTCGCAGGATCACCCGGTCAGTGGCAGCCGGCCAGCGCCTGTGTGCCTCTGCAGTGATGATGCCGTCGTGATCGTCGGAGCTGACCACGCGCCAGCCCTTCAGTGCGCCGTCGGCCAGCGCGAGCGCGGCCTGCCACACGTCCTCGAACGGAATCGCGTACGTACGACCGCGCAGGCGCCCATCCTCGTGGGTGGGCGCCGTCCGCACATCGACGCGGGGCAGGCCTCGCGGGTTCATCCGCCGATCAGCTCGAAGGTGATGGTGACACTTGCGCCGATCTCCAGCTCGCCGCCCTGCACGGGTGTCGAGGCGGCCATCGCATCCATTGCTACACCGCGGTACGCCGGCATGGGCGGCGGCGGAGGGGCGTAGCCACCCACCTGGATGCTGAGCGGCTGGCCGAGCTGCTGGCCGGCAGCCTGCGCGGCGGCAGTCGCCTGCGCCCGCGCCTTCTGTACCGCCTGCTGCAGCGCCTCGTTGTACGCGGCATCGGAATCGCGCAGCACGAACGAGGTCCCGTCGACGCGGTTCGCGCCGGCATTCAGGGCGGCATCGATCACGCCACCCGTACGCTGTACGTCGTCGACCTCCACGCGCACCATGTTGATGGCGCGGTACCCGACGATGCGCGGCTGCCACTCCTCCATCCGCGGCTCGCGCGGCGGCTGCGAGTAGACCGGCTGCAGGTCGTAGGTCACGGTGCGGATGCGCTGCTCGGGAATGCCGGCGCTGCGCAGCGCATCGATGACACGTGTCATCCGCTCCGCGTTCTGGCGTGCTGCCTCCTGCGCGTTCTCCGCCTGGCTCTCGACCGCGAGCATGATCACAGCACGGTCCGGCGCCCGCTGCACGCTGGAGTATGCGGTGACCGTGATCGAGCGCGGCGGGCGCTCCTGTGGCTGCTGCGCTGCAGCAATGGCCGGCACCGCCAGCAGCAGCAGCGCCGCGAGTGTAGTCCTGCGCATGGGATTGCCTCCTGCGGCGCCGGGCGCCGCCTTTCGACGTTTCCAAGGTATCCCGCGACCGCGTCCGCCGCGAGCGGGTTTCGAGGCTGGCCGGCGTCCTGCTATGTTCCGCGCCGCACCGGACCGTCGGCCCGCGCGTCGCAAGAACCGGACGCTGCCCGGCCTCTGCTATCCAGGACGTACGAGCCGCCGGAACTTGCACATCGATCCGTTCCCGAGTGGAGGAAGCACGTGAAAGTCATCATCCCGCTGGCCGGCAAAGGCACCCGCCTGCGGCCGCATACGCACGTCACACCCAAGCCGCTGCTGCGGGTCGGCGGGAAGCCGGTGATGAGCTACATCCTCGACGACCTGAAGAAGCTCGGTGTGAAGGAGATCGTCTTCATCACCGGCCACCTGAAGGAGACGATCGAGGAGTACATCCGCGACGAGTACCCGGAGTTCACCGCGCACTTCGTCGAGCAGAAGGTGCAGGACGGCACGGCCGGCGCCGTGCGCCTCGCCCGGCCGTACGTCGACGAGGACGTGCTCATCATCTTCGTCGACACGCTCTTCGACGCGGACCTCTCCCTGGTGCAGCGCCTGCCCGACGACCTGGCCGGGGTGATCTGGGCCAAGGAGGTCGAGGATTACCAGCGCTTCGGCGTGATCGTCACGGACAGCGACGGCAACATGAAGCGCATCGTCGAAAAGCCGCGTGATCCGATCTCCAGGCTCGCCAACATCGGCCTCTACTACATCCGCGACCACGAGCTGCTGTTCAAGGGGATCGAGGACGCGTGCGGCGGCCCCCGCGGCCCGGGCCGCGAGTATTACCTGACTGACGCGTTCCAGTACATGATCGACCACGGCGCAAAGATCCGCGTCGAGCCCGTGCAGGGGTGGTACGACGCCGGCCAGGTCGACACCATCCTGGAAACGAACCGTCACCTGCTGGAGAACGCAGGCCGTGCCCTCGAGCCGGAGGGCGGCAGGAACGTGCGGGTGCACCGTCCCGTCCGCGTGGCGGAGGGGGTGCATCTCGAAAACGTCGAGATCGGCCCGAACGTCACCGTCGAGAGCGGCTCGACACTCCGGAACGTGAAGATTTCCGACTCCATCGTCGGCGCGGACACGACGATCGAGGATTCGGCGCTGCAGCGCTCACTGGTCGGGGATCACGTTAAGATCCGGGCGTTCAGTGGTTCGGCCAATGTGGGGGACCATTCGGAACTGCTCGGCGGCGACTGAGTTTCTCTTATTCACCGCTGAGGCGCGGAGGGCGCGGAGTTTCTTTCACACAGAGGTCACAGCGGACACTGAGTCAGCCCTGCGGTGCTTCGCCAGCTTGCGGCGCACGGAAGCGCCCTGTTTGATGTAGTTGCTTACTGGCACCGCGCAGGGGACGAAGCGCCGGTCACGTTACGTGCCGCGAAGCAACTACTAGAAAAAGAATGCTTCCATGCAGCGAACTGACGTATGGCGGCGAATCAGACTCAGTGTCCGCTGTGACCTCTGTGTGAAAGAAACTCCGCGCCCTCCGCGCCTCAGCGGTGAAAACAATCCGTCAGCACCCTAAGATGCAGCCGCACCGACGACGGTCAGCAGCAGCCGCTCCAGGCCCTCCGCTCCGCCTTCATCGCTGTACCACTCCTCCAGTGTATGCATGCCGCCGGACTCGCCACCGGCGCCGATCGCGATGCCGGGGATGCCGAGCGAGATGGGCACGTTGGCATCCGTGGAGGATGCGATCAGCTCCGGGCGCTCGCCGATCGCGCGGGTTGCGGCGCGGGCGGCACGGACGAGCGGGTGGTCGGCGGCAGTGATGCCGGCGGGCCGGGCGCCGATGCGCTGGAACTCGACGTCCAGGCCGTGACGGCCGACGCGCGCGGCGCGCGTCTCTTCCGTCATCACGGTGTGCACCGCCTCATCCATCCTGCGCAGCACCGCATCGTCCTCGCTCCGGATGTCGAGCTCCGCCCAGGCGTCAGCGGGGATCGCGTTGATGCTGGTGCCCCCCTGCATCCGGGCGACCGTGAGCGTCGTGCGCGGACGCGAGGGGAGCGGCATGGACGCGAGCCGCGCCATCGCGGCATTGAGTGCGTGCAGCGGGTTGGGAATGCCGTAGTCGGCCCAGGAGTGGCCGCCGGTACCCCGTACGGTGACACGCATGCGGATCGAGCCGACGGCACGGTGCACGATGCGCCGGAGGCCGGTACCGTCGACCGCTATGACAGCGGCGGCGCGACGCAGTGGGCCATCGTCGCGGAACAGGTGCTTCATCCCGCGCAGGTCGCCCGCCGCCTCCTCACCCACGGAGGCGACGAAGGCCACGGTGCGTTCCAGCTCGAGGTCGGTCTCGGCGAACACCCTCGCCAGTGCGAGCACCGCAGCCAGGCCGCGTACGTTGTCGGAGATGCCGGGCGCATGGATGCGGCCGTCACGCTCCTGGGGCGTGAGCGGTGTGTCCGCGGGGAACACGGTGTCCAGGTGCGCCACGACGGCGACGCAGCCGTCGAGCGCCCCCCGTGCCGCGATCAGGTTGTGCAGCTCGTCACAGGCGGGCTCGTAGCCGGCCGCCTCCAGGCGCGCCGCATACCAGGCCGCACGCTGCCCCTCGCCGAACGGCGGTGCGGGCACGGCAACCAGCTCGCGCATCTCGTCCACGACCGCGGCCGCCCGCTCGCGCAGCATCGCCCGTGCACGCGCAACCGGCTCGCTCGCCGCGAGGTTCTGCAGATTCACTGTCCTGTTCGCCATTGCGTTGACAATGCAGAGGCGTGCCGGCCATGTTGGCGGCAGTCCCCCGCCGGAGGTTGCAGTGCACGAGCAGCAACTGATCCACGACTGGAACGTCGCCGGCGATGCCGTCGACTACCGCACGCTCGGGCCCGTCGAGCTCGACGACGAAACACTGCGCGACGGTCTGCAGTGCCCATCCGTGCAGGACCCGCCCATCGACGCGAAGATCGAGCTGCTCCACTTGATGGCGGCACTCGGTATTCACACCGCCGACATCGGCCTGCCCGGCGCCGGTCCGCGCGCAGTCGCAGACGTGACGGCCCTCGCTCGCGAGATCGCCAGCGCGAAGCTGCCGATCGCTGCGAACTGCGCCGCACGCACGGTCCGCGCCGATATCGAGCCCATCGCACGGATCAGTCAACAGACAGGCGTGCCGATCGAGGCGTGTACGTTCATCGGTTCGTCCCCGATCCGCCAGTATGCCGAGGACTGGACACTCGAGCGAATGCTGCGCGCGACGGAGGAGGCGGTCCGCTTCGCCGTCGGCGAAGGGTTGCGGGTCATGTACGTGACGGAGGATACGACCCGCGCCCGGCCCGACGTCCTGAAGCAGCTCTACACGGCAGCGATCAATGCCGGCGCCACGCGCATCTGCCTGGCCGACACCGTGGGCCATGCGACGCCGCAGGGCGTGCGCCAGCTCGTTCGCTTCGTTCGGCGCGAGATCGTCGCCCCGAGCGGCGCCGACATCCGCATCGACTGGCACGGCCACCGGGACCGCGGCTTCGGACTCGCCAACACCTTCACCGCCATCGAGGAAGGCGTGAACCGCGTGCACGGGACCGGACTCGGCATCGGCGAGCGCGTCGGCAACACCGAGATGGACCTGCTGCTCGTCAACATGAAGCTGCTCGGCCTGCACGACCACGACCTGGCCCGGCTGGGCGAGTACGTCGACGCCGTGTCACGGGCGACAGGCGTGCCGATCCCCGTCAGCTACCCCGTGTTCGGCGCCGACGCGTTCCGCACCGGCACCGGCGTGCACGCAGCCGCCATCATCAAGGCTCGCATGAAGGGCGAGGACTGGCTCGCCGACCGCGTCTACTCCAGCGTGCCGGCTGCCGACTTCGGCCGCAAACAGATCATCGAGATCAGCCACGTCAGCGGCATGTCCAACGTCCGGTTCTGGCTCGCGGAGCACGGATTCGACGCCGACGATGAAGAGCTGTGCAGGCACGTGTTCGAGCTCGCCAAGCAGACCGACCACGTGCTCACCGAAACCGAAATCCGGACCTGGTGCCGCGAGCACCTCACCCGCACGACGAAAGTGACGCCATGAGCTCGTACTGGGCTTTCCTCGCCGACCCCGAAAGCTACGGCTGGGACGACCTCGTCAAAGAGAAGCGCGCCGTCTGGGACGGCGTGAAGAACGCAGCCGCACAGCGCAACCTCCAGCGCTGCGAAACGGGCGACGAAGTGCTCATCTACCACACCGCACCGGACAAGGCAGCGATCGGCATCGCACGCGTCGTGAAGACCGCCTACTCCGATCCGAAGAACGACAAGCTGGTCGTCGTCGACATCGAGCCGCTGCGCGAGCTGAAGCAGCGGATTCCGCTCGCTGACATGAAGGCGGACGACGTGCTCAAGGAGATGTCGTTCGTGCGGATGCCGCGCGTCGCAGTGCAGCCGATCACGAACGAGCAGTGGAAGCGTGTCCTGAAGCTCGGCGACTGATTTATTCCACGCGGTTTTTTTACCGCTGAGGGCACTGAGGGCGCGGAGAACTACGCTGAGGGTTCTACGTGGACAGGCAGCATCGACGACGCGTTACGTTCTGTCTTCTGAATTGCAGTGAAGCAGGCAGGCAAACGCGCGACAGACTGGACGGCGTCCGAAAAAACAACAACTGAAAACTCCGTGTCGTTCTCTGCGCTCTCTGCGCTCTCAGCGGTGAAATTCCGTTCCGAGACCTGGCGAGGAACACCGGGGAAAGGCCGGCTAACCGGGGCGGGCGTATACACCGCCCCGGCCCTTCAATCAGTCGACAGCTCCGTGGTCCTCGGTTCTGCCCTCTCCTTCATCTTCCGGTTTCTCAGATCCTCGATGATCCGTGGCAGATCACGAATGCTGATCGGCTTCTGAAGGAACGCGTCGGCCCCTGACTCCCGCCAGGGAACGTCGTGCTCGTCGACACAGCTGAACAGCACGACCACCGTGTCGCTGAACTGCGGGTCCTTGCGCAGCTCGTTGGAGACGGAGTGACCCAGCCGGCCGGGCATCATCACGTCCAGCAGCACAACGTCCGGCTCGAACTCGCGCGCTCGCGTCAGTGCCTCGGCCCCATCCAGCGCGTGCGTCACTTCGTATCCTGTAAACGCCAGCATCAGCGTGATCATCTCGGCGGTCAGCGGTTCGTCGTCCGCGACCAGAATGCGCCTTGGCATGCGCGCCTCCTCTCGCACCCGACACGCAGGTGCCTGGCGGGAGTGCTGCAGGGTGCGTGCCCGGTAGCCACCTAACTCGTTGTTTTCCCGGTATTTCGCGGATTTCGCGGGCCAGTCAGGACGACAGGAGCCAACTGGCTACCGAGAAGTAGATCAGCAGGCCGCTCACATCGACCAGCGTGGCGACCAGCGGGGCAGAGGCGGAGGCGGGGTCGAAGCCGAGGCGCTGGAGGATGAACGGCAGCATGGAACCGGCGAGGGTGCCGAAGATGACGACGCCGATGAGGGACGCGGCGATGGTCACGGCGAACAGGATCATCTCGGCGTTATCGGGCTGGCCGATCAGGGTGGCGATCCAGACGCGGCCGATGCCGAGCAGGGCGAGCATGATGCCGAGGACGAGGCCGACTGCGAGTTCGCGGCGCACGACGCGCCACCAGTCGCGCAGTCGCACCTCACCGACGGTCATGGCGCGGATGACCAGGGTGGACGCCTGCGAGCCGGAGTTGCCGCCGCTGGCGATGACGAGGGGCATGAAGACGGCGAGGCCTTTGATGGTCGTGACGAAGTTCTCGAAGCGTCCGACGGCGGTGGCGGTGAGCATGCCGCCGAAGAAGAGGATGACGAGCCAGGGCGCGCGCTTGCGGACGAGGTCGAAGAAGCCGATGCGGA is a window of Longimicrobiales bacterium DNA encoding:
- a CDS encoding response regulator — encoded protein: MPRRILVADDEPLTAEMITLMLAFTGYEVTHALDGAEALTRAREFEPDVVLLDVMMPGRLGHSVSNELRKDPQFSDTVVVLFSCVDEHDVPWRESGADAFLQKPISIRDLPRIIEDLRNRKMKERAEPRTTELSTD
- a CDS encoding SIMPL domain-containing protein (The SIMPL domain is named for its presence in mouse protein SIMPL (signalling molecule that associates with mouse pelle-like kinase). Bacterial member BP26, from Brucella, was shown to assemble into a channel-like structure, while YggE from E. coli has been associated with resistance to oxidative stress.), which codes for MRRTTLAALLLLAVPAIAAAQQPQERPPRSITVTAYSSVQRAPDRAVIMLAVESQAENAQEAARQNAERMTRVIDALRSAGIPEQRIRTVTYDLQPVYSQPPREPRMEEWQPRIVGYRAINMVRVEVDDVQRTGGVIDAALNAGANRVDGTSFVLRDSDAAYNEALQQAVQKARAQATAAAQAAGQQLGQPLSIQVGGYAPPPPPMPAYRGVAMDAMAASTPVQGGELEIGASVTITFELIGG
- a CDS encoding LON peptidase substrate-binding domain-containing protein, producing the protein MPTRRTKQVTPSADRLPVLPLRSTVVYPFGVIGVQIGIPSTLEMLSAYPEATLMSAFVVAPGEPDDPFDPKSLEKVGVRVRVSDRLNMPGGTVQATVQGIERIVLSDVVESNGYFTARVEPAMEVPAPDEAAQDLIARILTVLEPLAAEVERVPREVPRILRMNLADPGRFADLVATLTNFTVAGKDQVLQMLDVRDRLQYAYGELDYQLDRVRKLQAEQEAARTAEAEAAERGEPADQQTPADRAQALRRRIKMLQSELGEVDPVEREVIDFLRRIEAADLPARVTAEARTEIERLRTTPTGPDASEIRTYVDWLVHLPWRSTAAPPPQEIDLSRVQQALDEALLGLEEPKERLLDQIAVARLRGDLVGPIPCIVGPPYVGKSSLVRALAEGLGRPLAGLELGGRGESQIVGVRRARAGAEPGKIIAALRDVGVRDPLFHLEQM
- a CDS encoding EVE domain-containing protein; the protein is MSSYWAFLADPESYGWDDLVKEKRAVWDGVKNAAAQRNLQRCETGDEVLIYHTAPDKAAIGIARVVKTAYSDPKNDKLVVVDIEPLRELKQRIPLADMKADDVLKEMSFVRMPRVAVQPITNEQWKRVLKLGD
- a CDS encoding M20/M25/M40 family metallo-hydrolase is translated as MANRTVNLQNLAASEPVARARAMLRERAAAVVDEMRELVAVPAPPFGEGQRAAWYAARLEAAGYEPACDELHNLIAARGALDGCVAVVAHLDTVFPADTPLTPQERDGRIHAPGISDNVRGLAAVLALARVFAETDLELERTVAFVASVGEEAAGDLRGMKHLFRDDGPLRRAAAVIAVDGTGLRRIVHRAVGSIRMRVTVRGTGGHSWADYGIPNPLHALNAAMARLASMPLPSRPRTTLTVARMQGGTSINAIPADAWAELDIRSEDDAVLRRMDEAVHTVMTEETRAARVGRHGLDVEFQRIGARPAGITAADHPLVRAARAATRAIGERPELIASSTDANVPISLGIPGIAIGAGGESGGMHTLEEWYSDEGGAEGLERLLLTVVGAAAS
- a CDS encoding LeuA family protein is translated as MHEQQLIHDWNVAGDAVDYRTLGPVELDDETLRDGLQCPSVQDPPIDAKIELLHLMAALGIHTADIGLPGAGPRAVADVTALAREIASAKLPIAANCAARTVRADIEPIARISQQTGVPIEACTFIGSSPIRQYAEDWTLERMLRATEEAVRFAVGEGLRVMYVTEDTTRARPDVLKQLYTAAINAGATRICLADTVGHATPQGVRQLVRFVRREIVAPSGADIRIDWHGHRDRGFGLANTFTAIEEGVNRVHGTGLGIGERVGNTEMDLLLVNMKLLGLHDHDLARLGEYVDAVSRATGVPIPVSYPVFGADAFRTGTGVHAAAIIKARMKGEDWLADRVYSSVPAADFGRKQIIEISHVSGMSNVRFWLAEHGFDADDEELCRHVFELAKQTDHVLTETEIRTWCREHLTRTTKVTP
- a CDS encoding sugar phosphate nucleotidyltransferase, which translates into the protein MKVIIPLAGKGTRLRPHTHVTPKPLLRVGGKPVMSYILDDLKKLGVKEIVFITGHLKETIEEYIRDEYPEFTAHFVEQKVQDGTAGAVRLARPYVDEDVLIIFVDTLFDADLSLVQRLPDDLAGVIWAKEVEDYQRFGVIVTDSDGNMKRIVEKPRDPISRLANIGLYYIRDHELLFKGIEDACGGPRGPGREYYLTDAFQYMIDHGAKIRVEPVQGWYDAGQVDTILETNRHLLENAGRALEPEGGRNVRVHRPVRVAEGVHLENVEIGPNVTVESGSTLRNVKISDSIVGADTTIEDSALQRSLVGDHVKIRAFSGSANVGDHSELLGGD